The Enterobacteriaceae endosymbiont of Donacia provostii genome contains the following window.
AAATCTTTAGAAGAAGATGAAATAAAATGGAGTAATATAAAGAAAAATTATCATAGTAATTATTCAGGAAGATCAAGTTATATTTCAGACATATATAAAACAAATATACAAAGTAATGATGATTCTGAGAATAATATTTTTAATTTATTTTTTTTAGCGAAAAAAAAATTCTCTAATAGAGAAGTATTTATAGAAAATATAAAGTCTAACATTTTAAATAGATTCAATTTAAAACTTAATAACATAGTTAAATTAACTATGTATAGGATATTTGAAAAATTTCAGTTAAATGGAAAATCTTTAGTTAAGATAAATTTAAATGATAATTTGAATCTGAATAATTCAGAACTAGATTTATTATTTCCTTTTATAGAAAAGGAAGATTATATTCTTTTTATACAAAATAGTATACATAGAACAGACAATAGAAATCAAAATAACTTAGGTTTTGGATTGAGAAAACTATCATTAGACAATAAGTACTTATTAGGAATAAATAGTTTTTTAGACTATGATATATCTTTAGATAATACAAGAGTTAGTTTAGGTTTAGAATTATGGGGTGAGTTTTTTAAAATTAGTGCTAATACATATTATGGATTAAGTAGATGGTGGCATCAAAATAAAAGTTTTTTATATACGGAAAAAAATAATAATTTATATGATAATATAAATGATGATGAATTTTTTTCAAAACCTGCTGCAGGATGGGATATTAATGCAGAAGGGTATTTTTTAAAGTTACCAGAAATATTATTTAAATTAAGTTATACAAAATATTATGGAAACATAGGATTTAAACAAAGTGATTTTTTAGAAAAACATGAAAAATTATTTTCTCCTTCAATTTATTCATTTAGTATTAAATACACTCCTATTCCTGTTTTATCTTTTGTTATAGAAAAAATAAAAACTAATTATGGTAAAGATAATATTCAATTTGGAGGGTATTTAAATCTAAAATTAAATTCATCTTTTAGTGATCAAATACATAATAAAGTACATAATATATTTTCATCATCTTATGATAATAGATATGATTTTGTGAAAAGAGATAATAATATTGTTTTAAAATATAGAAAAAAATTTTTGATTAAATTATCAACAAAAAAAGAAATTTCAGGATATCCTAAAAGTGAACATTCTTTAGGACTAATAATTAATTCTGTAAACAAAAATATTAATATAAGTTTTCATAGTCAAGATAGTTTTTTTAGAAATGGAGGTTCTATGAAAATTCTTAATGGTGACTACATAATTAAATTACCTAGTTATGATTTTAAAAAAACACAAAATAATTCTTATAAAGTTAAAGTAATAGCTTATGATGCATTAAGTAACCGTAATGATATTTCTTATATCAAAATTAATGTTATTTATCCATTAATAGATAAAAATAATTCTAATTTTAGTATTTACCCTAATTATATATTAATAAATTCCGAAGAGGCAAAAGTTACTTTTGATGCTAGAGATGTAAATAACGAACCCTTAATAAATATAAAAAATATTAGTTTTGTAGTTGAAAATGGTAATTTTCCTCGTCTTTATAATATAAAAATTAGTAAAGTACATGAAAATCCTAAAGGAACTTATACTGCAATTCTTAAAAGTTTAACTCCTGGAACAGCTTTAATAAGAGTAAAGATTAATGATGTTTGTAATAAGGAAATTGGTGCAAAAATTCATGTTACTAATGCATATACAGATAATATGCAAGTTGTAACTACTCCTTCTAATTTATTGTTGAAGGTAAATGAATCTTTTCATTTTCTGATAAAAGTTTTTGATAAACATGGTAAGGGTATACCTTCTTCTGAAGTTAAAATAACTAAAGTAATAGCTATGGATCGAGCAGGATATGTTAGAGAAGATAATGGAGATTATCATTTTGATGATTTAACTAATAATACATCTTATGATGGTAATCATTTTATATCTTATACAAATAAAGATGGGGAATTAAAAGTTAAAGTTTCTGATCCTCATGGTATTGGAGTACGTACTTTTTTTAAAATTAGTGCAGACGATTGTGTTAGTAAAGAAATTTCTGTAGTTTTTTCTGTTCCTACTAGTCCTAAAAGTGTATATGCTAAAATGTATGGTCATATGCCAGATTTTATATCTGTAAATAATTTGAAATTTTATAGACCTACATTATCTACTGAACGTACAGGAGATCAAGTAAATCATTATTTAAATGAAGATTGGGCAAAATTTACTTGGTATAATGCTGAAGAATTTTGTAAATCAAGAAATTTAAGATTACCTACTAAAGAAGAACTATTAGATTTCTATCATATCCATTCAGGAAATGATTTATTAAGTAATTATGGGTGGCCTATAGTTGATAGATTTAATAGTGCTTGGAGTTCTTCTGCTATAAGAAATATGTATTTTCATGATCCTTTACATTTTTATGTTGATTTTTTAAATGATAAAATGGATAAAGAAATTGTTAGTGATGCCTTAGTTGTTTTTTGTGTTCAAGATAGTTAACTTAATTTTTTTTGATTAAAGACAATTTTTATTTAAAATAAATGTCATATAATATTCATATATTTATTATAAATATGAATTAATTTAAAATGAATAATTTATTTTATAGGCATGTTAAAAATATTTTTTTTAATAGTATATTTATAATTACAGTTTTATTTTTTCATACACATGTATATGCACAAGATACACGTGCTGTTCATGAACCAGTAATACCTAAAGTATGTAAAATATTAATAGCAGATAATAAAAAAGATTTTACTAATGAAATTAATAATGCTATTGTAGGTTGTGCTAAACAACATAAGATAATTAGCTTATTACCTTCCAGTAAAGGAGATAATTATTTTTTTTCAGGACCTATTATTATTCCATCTTTTGGTGGAATTTTAATTAATAAGGGAGTTATACTTTCAGCAATTAATGATCCTAACTTATATGATAAGGGTAATCAAATATGTGGAGAGTTAGATAATATAGGTAAAGGATGTAATCCCTTTATAACTTTAAAAGGGGAAAATAGTGGTTTATATGGAGAAGGATATATTGACGGTCAAGGGGGTAGTATATTAAAAAATAAGAAATATACTTGGTGGCAATTAGCTACAGAAGCAAAAATTAAACATAAAAAACAAAATAATCCTCATTTAATTGATATTAAGTCAGGAAAAAATATATCTATATACAAATTACATTTAATAAATTCTCCCAATTTTCATATTGTACCCTATAATACAAATGGTTTAACTATTTGGGGTATAGAAATAAATACTCCTTCTGATGCTCGTAATACTGATGGTATAGATCCCTCTTCTTCTCAAAATATAACAATTACACATTCTAATATTAATACAGGAGATGATAATATAGCTATTAAAGCTGGTAAAAATGGGCCATCTAAACATATATCTATAATAGATAATAATTTTGGTCATGGACATGGTATGTCAATAGGAAGTGAAACAAATAGTGGAGTTAGTAATGTTCTTGTTAAAAATTTAACATTACAAAATGCAACTAATGGAATTAGAATTAAAAGTGATATTACTAGAGGGGGATTAGTTACTGATATTTATTATGAAAATGTTTGTATTTTTAATGTTAAAAATCCTATTATTTTAGATACTCATTATAGTGGCAAAATAAGTGAAGATAAAAATATACCAAGATTTAAAAATATTTTCTTCCAAAATGTTGAAGTTTTAACTCCTGGAGTATTAAAATTTGATGGATTAGATGAAGATAATATGATTGAGGTTTTTGTAAATAATCTTCATGTAAGAAGTGGATCTTCATGGGTTAAAAATAATGTTATAATTCATGGTAATATTGATAATATAATCGATATAGATATTTGTAGGAAGTATTAATTTTTTTTTAAAACTAGAAAAGTAGTTTCATTATTTTTTTTATTTGATATATTTTTTTTTATAATATATAGATTATAAAATCTAGCAGCTATTTCATTTCCAATAGCTGCTAGATTATCTTGTGAAGAAGAATTTTTAATGAAATTCATAGCAAAAGATGTACTTGAACAGTATTTTATTTCCCATAGTGGATGTTCTTTTATAAAAGAACTACATTGTTTTAATGGTTCTTTATGGCTATAGATTTTTTTTATTTTATTTAAAAAAATATTTTTTTTTTTGGTAACTAAACAGTTTTTAATGGGTAACTTTATAGTTGTTTTTATTTTTACATAAGTACTATTTTTCTTTAAGTATTTTAATACTTCTTTAATAATTCCTGTATGATTATTTATTATAGGAACTATAGCTATTTGAATTATACCTGTTTTAATATGTAAAAAAATTTCATTAAAATTATGACAACTTACATTAATAATTTTTTTTTTAAAAAAAAAATTATTAATGTAAGTTAATACAGCTAGATGAGAATAACTATATAATGGACCTAAAAAAGCAATGATCTTTTCTTTATTTTGATTATTTAAATTTAAAAAGATATTTTTTATATCACTTATATTATTATTAATAATAATATTGTTATTTTTATTTAACATATGTATTTATATAAATAGTTTTATTTCATCATAACATAAATTATATTTAAAGTAAAATTGTCATTTTTTAATAACATGTACAATATCATTTTTATCTATCCAACAACTCCATCCTGTAACTAATGAAACTTCAAATAAAGATTTTTTTAGAATTTGTCTAAACTTCCATAAAATAATAATTTTACTTCCACATAAGTTTTTTAAAGTTATTACCTTATAATATAAGGGGACATTATGAGTACAATAAAAACAATGTATCCATTGCGATAATGGTCTTTTTTTTAGCTTTTTTCTTTCTTTTAAAGAAATTATAGTCCAAATAGATTGAGTAAAGAAAGATATTATATTTTTATTTAAAAAAATAACATTTTTTTTAGTTTTATCATTTCTATACCATTCTTGTAACAGATGACCTATATAGAAATAATCTCTATAATTAATTTCTATACTACAGATAGATAACCTAATTAAAGATGATTTTAACCATTCATAGTCTTTTTTACCTGTTTTTCTATCTATGGATTTTAAAAAAGAATAAGATGAAAAAATAACTTTTTCTCCAAATGGTACTTTTGAAAATCGATACAAACATTCTAACCATACATCTAAATCTGATTGATCTAAACTTTCTCCAGTAAATTTTATAATAAAATCATTTAGTGATGTTTTTAAGATATTTCTTTCATATCTTCTATATCCTTTTTTTAAAATACCAAATAAAGAACTACGTAAGATAATATTAGGTACAGCTCTTCTATTTTTTGAGATATTTGGAAAAAAATTTTGTATATTAATACTTTTTTTTTTTCTCAAACATAGTTCTTTTTTTTTTTCTTTTTTTTTTGTTTTTTTTTTATTTATAACATTACTTTTATTAATGAGTAAACGAATTCTTTCGTAAAAATTTTTTTTTTTTTTATACATATAAAATATATTGATTTAAAATATTCTAATTTCAAATCAAAAAATGGATAATTTTTATAGTATTTTAAATATACTGTAATTTATAGAGTAATACTATTTTTTTTCACTCTCCGTAAAAGTTTAAAACAATATTATTTTCTACTAAAGCTATATATGAATTAAATAAAAGATTTATTATTAATAAAAACATCCTATAAAAATAATAATTAAGGTTAATTATATCTTTTTTTTTTTATATGTCAAGATAATTTAATAAAATTTTTAAAAATCATATTTTATTCTAATTCAGAATAGCAGGGTAGTAAAACTCGGGATAGCAGGTAGTAAAACTCGGGATAGCAGGTAGTAAAACTCGGGATAGCAGGTAGTAACTCGGGATAGCAGGTAGTAAAACTCGGGATAGCAGGTAGTAAAACTCGG
Protein-coding sequences here:
- the trfA gene encoding plasmid replication initiator TrfA, whose translation is MYKKKKNFYERIRLLINKSNVINKKKTKKKEKKKELCLRKKKSINIQNFFPNISKNRRAVPNIILRSSLFGILKKGYRRYERNILKTSLNDFIIKFTGESLDQSDLDVWLECLYRFSKVPFGEKVIFSSYSFLKSIDRKTGKKDYEWLKSSLIRLSICSIEINYRDYFYIGHLLQEWYRNDKTKKNVIFLNKNIISFFTQSIWTIISLKERKKLKKRPLSQWIHCFYCTHNVPLYYKVITLKNLCGSKIIILWKFRQILKKSLFEVSLVTGWSCWIDKNDIVHVIKK
- a CDS encoding glycoside hydrolase family 28 protein yields the protein MNNLFYRHVKNIFFNSIFIITVLFFHTHVYAQDTRAVHEPVIPKVCKILIADNKKDFTNEINNAIVGCAKQHKIISLLPSSKGDNYFFSGPIIIPSFGGILINKGVILSAINDPNLYDKGNQICGELDNIGKGCNPFITLKGENSGLYGEGYIDGQGGSILKNKKYTWWQLATEAKIKHKKQNNPHLIDIKSGKNISIYKLHLINSPNFHIVPYNTNGLTIWGIEINTPSDARNTDGIDPSSSQNITITHSNINTGDDNIAIKAGKNGPSKHISIIDNNFGHGHGMSIGSETNSGVSNVLVKNLTLQNATNGIRIKSDITRGGLVTDIYYENVCIFNVKNPIILDTHYSGKISEDKNIPRFKNIFFQNVEVLTPGVLKFDGLDEDNMIEVFVNNLHVRSGSSWVKNNVIIHGNIDNIIDIDICRKY
- a CDS encoding inverse autotransporter beta domain-containing protein, with amino-acid sequence MKKKIYYIFKEIKKIILFYVIINLLATQAIYTKTIIKNKIIKKEKQNVNFYVNKNRINNLRKEIYLNVLENQYKSFLILIRKKLESKNNKNTNILINEETNNVLQNLFFKKSLEEDEIKWSNIKKNYHSNYSGRSSYISDIYKTNIQSNDDSENNIFNLFFLAKKKFSNREVFIENIKSNILNRFNLKLNNIVKLTMYRIFEKFQLNGKSLVKINLNDNLNLNNSELDLLFPFIEKEDYILFIQNSIHRTDNRNQNNLGFGLRKLSLDNKYLLGINSFLDYDISLDNTRVSLGLELWGEFFKISANTYYGLSRWWHQNKSFLYTEKNNNLYDNINDDEFFSKPAAGWDINAEGYFLKLPEILFKLSYTKYYGNIGFKQSDFLEKHEKLFSPSIYSFSIKYTPIPVLSFVIEKIKTNYGKDNIQFGGYLNLKLNSSFSDQIHNKVHNIFSSSYDNRYDFVKRDNNIVLKYRKKFLIKLSTKKEISGYPKSEHSLGLIINSVNKNINISFHSQDSFFRNGGSMKILNGDYIIKLPSYDFKKTQNNSYKVKVIAYDALSNRNDISYIKINVIYPLIDKNNSNFSIYPNYILINSEEAKVTFDARDVNNEPLINIKNISFVVENGNFPRLYNIKISKVHENPKGTYTAILKSLTPGTALIRVKINDVCNKEIGAKIHVTNAYTDNMQVVTTPSNLLLKVNESFHFLIKVFDKHGKGIPSSEVKITKVIAMDRAGYVREDNGDYHFDDLTNNTSYDGNHFISYTNKDGELKVKVSDPHGIGVRTFFKISADDCVSKEISVVFSVPTSPKSVYAKMYGHMPDFISVNNLKFYRPTLSTERTGDQVNHYLNEDWAKFTWYNAEEFCKSRNLRLPTKEELLDFYHIHSGNDLLSNYGWPIVDRFNSAWSSSAIRNMYFHDPLHFYVDFLNDKMDKEIVSDALVVFCVQDS
- a CDS encoding prephenate dehydratase domain-containing protein, producing the protein MLNKNNNIIINNNISDIKNIFLNLNNQNKEKIIAFLGPLYSYSHLAVLTYINNFFFKKKIINVSCHNFNEIFLHIKTGIIQIAIVPIINNHTGIIKEVLKYLKKNSTYVKIKTTIKLPIKNCLVTKKKNIFLNKIKKIYSHKEPLKQCSSFIKEHPLWEIKYCSSTSFAMNFIKNSSSQDNLAAIGNEIAARFYNLYIIKKNISNKKNNETTFLVLKKN